A stretch of DNA from Virgibacillus proomii:
GTCTACAAGTACAGGTAAATTGGTTGCCCGCACAAGATCTCTTGCTCGTTCTGCAACCTCGGTGGATGTAACGATTCCTAAATCTGGTAACCCCTTACTTGCCGTATAAGCTCCCCCTGATAAATAGAGAGCCGGAAAGCCAGTATTTTTGGCAACTAGTGCTGCCATTGCATCATGGGCACCAGGAATTTGCAAAATAGTTTCTTCTTCCATCAGCTTCCTGAATTGATCAGCTAATTGCTGCTGTGTTTTCGGTTGTTCAACAATCCATGCCATTCCTAAACGTCCTCCTTATTTACTTCACAAACAACTCCATAAAATCATCAACATTCATTGCTGTTAATTTAGCATAGTCATAACTTACTGCTTCGATTTCCTGCAATTGTTTACTTGCGTATTGTGTTTCTAAATTGGCTGCATATTTCTCTAAAATTTTCGGAATAGCTTCTTCTCTACGGAAACGGTGTCCTAATGGATATTCACGCTCAATATTATCGGTTGATGTACCATCTTTAAAATGAATTTGGACCGCATTTGCAATGGAGCGTTTATTTGGATCTAAGTAATCTTCCGTATACGTTTGGTTCTCTGTAACTACCATTTTTTCGCGAAGCATATCAATACGCGGATCGGCTGCTCTTTCATCCTCATAATCCTCAGCAACAATATCCCCTTTTAATAAGCCAATTGCCGTTATATATTGCAGACAATGATCCCGGTCGGCGGGGTTATATAATGGACCTTTTTTATCAATTATCCGAATAGCCGACTCATGGGTTGAAATCGTAATATGATCAATTTCTTCTATGCGTTCTTTTACTTCTGGGTGTAGTTCTATGGCTGCCTCCGCTGCCGTTTGTGCATGAAACTCAGCCGGATAGGATACTTTAAATAGCACATTTTCCATAACATAGCTGTCAAGCTGCTGCTTCAATACGAGTTCTTGTTTATTGAATAACACGTCTTGAAAGCCCCATCCTGGTGCACTTAAAGCTGTTGGATAGCCCATTTCCCCTTTTACAGCCATCATTGCCAAACGAACTGCACGACTGGTTGCATCCCCAGCAGCCCATGATTTACGAGATCCCGTATTTGGTGCATGCCGATACGTACGTAAACTGGAGTTATCAATCCATGCATTGGATAACGCATTGATGATTTCTTGTTTCGTTCCTCCCAACATTTTAGCAACGACCGCTGTTGTAGCAATTTTAACAAAAAGTACATGATCGAGTCCAACACGGTTTAAACTGTTTTCTAGAGCTAAAACTCCTTGAATTTCATGTGCTTTAATCATCATTTCCAATACATCTTTCACTTTTAGTGGCTCTTTACCTTTCGAAAGGTTTTCTTGACTAATAAAGTCAGCTACTGCCAAAATTCCTCCCAAGTTATCCGATGGGTGTCCCCACTCAGCTGCAAGCCACGTATCATTGTAATCTAACCAGCGGATCATGGTTCCAATATTAAATGCACCTTGAACTGGATCCAACACATGTGAAGTACCCGGTACTCTTACCCCTTTTGGTACAATCGTTCCCGGAACAATCGGCCCGAGATGCTTCGTGCACTCTGGGTAATTTAAGGCTAATATTCCACAACCAATGGTGTCAATTAATACGTAATGTGCAGTAGACAATGCTTCCTCACTTGTAATCTCTTTATTCAGTACGTAATCAGCAATCTCCTCTAACAATACATCTGTTTTTCTCTCATCCGTTACTTGTACCATATTGATTCTCCTTTTATAGGTTTAATAGCTTTCTCCAATATAATTAACTCGAGGGCGGAAAATACGATTATTATTATGCTGTTCCATGACATGAGCGGCTAAGCCTGCTGTGCGGGCACTGAAGAATATCGGCGTATACAATTCAATTGGAATTCCCAGCATCCAGTACACAGGTGCTGCATAGTAGTCTAGGTTAGGGTATAATCCTTTCTCTTCACGCATGACTTTTTCTCCGGCTTCACACATTTCTAACAGAGAATGATCTCCTTTTTTATCACATAACTGCTTTAAAGACGCTTTCATTTCTAATGCACGCGGATCCATTTTCTTCATATAAACTCGATGACCAAAACCCATTATTTTCTCTTTATTTATCAGTTTTTTCTGAATTAATTCCTCAAACTCACCAGCTGACTTTACTGCATTTAACATATACATAACTGCTTCGTTTGCACCACCATGGAGGTTTCCTTTCAATGAAGCTACTCCACCAGTCAATGCTCCATAAATGTCAGAGTTTGTTGAAGCAATTACTCTAGCTGTAAATGTCGAGTTTGGCATTTCATGCTCGCTATACAAAAGTAATGAGCGATCAAAAATTTTAGCTTCAAATGGCTCTGGCTTTTTCTCAGTAATCATGTATAGAAAGTTAGCACTGTATGAAAGACTAGGATCAGGCTCGACAGCTTTTTTACCTTTTATCAGCCGATAGCTATTTACCGTAATGGCCGGCAGCTTTCCTAGCAGTTCATAAGCCCGAGTTTTATTCGCTTCTGTAGATCGACTGTCGATATCTTTGTCATTTCCAGAAAGCGCTGACAATCCTGTGCGCATGCCATCCATTGGATGTGTTGTTTCCGGTAGCAAACTTAAAATCTCCATTACATAGAAAGGGATGTCGTAATTTTTCTTCAGTTTTTCTTCCAGCGCAGATTTTTCTGAGTCATTTGGCAATCTCTCATCTAACAATAAATGCGCAACATCGATATAATCATTGCTTTTGGACAGATCTATTAAATCATGACCCCGAATAATGATTTTTTCTTGTTCTGTATCAAGAAAAGATATGGCTGTCTCCGCTGCAATTACACCTTCCAAACCAGGAACAAACTGCTGTTTCGTACTCATATGCATCCTCCTTATATAATTCAATAATTTCTTTATTTTCTATATAACTATTATAAAATTGAAATGAAGATTAGGAAAATATATAATTTTAATTAATAGCCATAATTTTTTTCAATATCAGAAATCTGTTCAAGGGGGGTGTTATTCAATGAGAATACAAGATTGGGAGATGTTAACGACATTATATGACACCGAAAATATTACAAAAGCTGCACAACGGCTATTTATATCCCAGCCCACGATCACTTCCAGATTAAAAAAACTAGAAAATCACTATGGCGTGCAGCTCGTTATTCGCAAGCAACGGGGGATTATCTTTACACCCGAAGGCGAAAAGTTGGCACTTCATGCGGAAAAAATGTTATCTGAACAAAGAAAGATTGAAGAAGAACTACATAATATGGGGGAACAAGTATCGGGAACCATTCGCGTTGGTGTTTCCAACTTTTTTGCCTTAAATAAAATGCCGAAGTTGCTTCGTCTATTTAAACAGAGTTATCCCAATGTCGAGTTTCAAGTAGTTACAGGTTGGAGTAGTGAGATGCATCGATTAATTCTCAATCATGATGTGCATATTGGTTTTATCAAGGGTGATTATCTTTGGAATGAAAACAAGTATTTGCTTTATGAAGAAGAAATATGCGTTGCAGCTCCATGGGAATTTGCTTGGGAAGATCTTCCTAGCCTACCAAGGGTTGATTATCATACCGATGAAAAAATGAAAAGTATTGTTGAGCAATGGTGGTACAGTAATTATAAACAAAATCCGAATATAAAGATTCATGTAAACCAGGTAGAGACTTGTAAAGAAATGGTTGTTAATGGCTTAGGCTATGCTATTATGGCTAATCTTGTTGTCCGTCCTTATCCAGAGCTAATCACGAAACCACTCCACCTTCCATCTGGAAAACCAATAACAAGGAAAACATGGATGTATTATCATAAAGAAACGTTACAGTTAAACATTATTAGAGCATTTGTACAGTTTATTCAAACACTAAATGTGAAAGCGTTGTAACCCTGCTTGAATCAGACTAATGAATGCTTATTTTAAACACTAATTTAAAGCAAAGATTCGAACCCTCCCCTAGCTGGAAGCTGGACAACCCTTTCCTTTTATTCCATCATAATAGTAAAGGAGATAATAGGAGGAGTGATTCAAATTGAAAATGAATGTAAATGGCAATACGTTAAAATTACTAACAGGGGATATTACGAAACAAACCACAGACGCTATTGTCAATGCCGCTAATGGTACATTAATGGGAGGCGGAGGTGTTGATGGAGCTATTCATAAAGCAGCTGGTAGTGAATTGCTATCAGCCTGCAAACAAGTACGGCAGGAAGAACTGCATGGCGACTACTTAGGTACTGGAGAAGCAGTTATTACTCCCGGGTTTCGGTTGCCGGCAAGCTATGTAATCCATACAGTTGGACCAATATGGGATAAAAACCATATAAAGCAAGATGAACAATTATCCAATTGCTATAAAAATGCTTTAGAACTTGCCAACAAACATAACTTAACAAGTATTTCTTTCCCTTCCATTTCTACTGGTATTTACCGCTTTCCGATTGATAGAGCAGCAAAGATTGCGTTAACCACAATTAAAACTTATTTAGAACAACATAAATTTGGATATGTTGCCATGGTTTTATTTTCCAATAAAGATTATCAAACCTATGAACAAGCACTTAAAACGTTGCAAAATCGTCAATAGCTCTCTGCTGCACCTCCTTCTTTAAGGAGGTCAACTCTTTTCATTACACACTTATAACCTCTATTAAACCTAAGGTGATAACTTACTCCTTCATATCTTAGTTTATATTTTCCTTCAAAAATCGCATGACTATACCAAATCAACATTCTCATTGAAACTAGCTCCTTTCCCATTTTTACCCTTCTTTTACTATGTATAGGAAAATTTGGGATTGGCATGATAAGAAAGAAAAAACGAAATGAATGGAGAATTAAAATGAGTAATCATGAAAATCAACAGGTTGGCACATGGTGTATTATAAGCATTGCATCGATCCCGCTTGTCATGACATTAGGAAATTCCATGTTAATTCCCGTACTGCCTATTTTTGAAAGTAAGGTAGGGATTACTTCCTTCCAATCAAGCATGATTATTACAAGCTACTCGCTTGCCGCGATCTTTCTGATTCCGGTTGCTGGTTATTTGTCTGACCGATTTGGGAGAAAGATGGTTATCATGCCTAGTCTAATATTAGCCTTTATTGGTGGTCTAATAGCTGGGTTTGCTTCCTGGAAAGCGTCTGATCCCTTCGTTTGGATAATTATTGGACGGGTACTGCAAGGCATTGGTGCAGCAGGTGCGTTTCCAATTATTATTCCGTTAGTCGGTGATCTTTTTAAGGATGATGATACAAAGACTAGTGCCTGTTTAGGAATAGTTGAAACATCGAATACATTTGGGAAAGTATTAAGCCCGATCTTAGGAGCATTATTTGCTTCATTTCTATGGTATATTCCCTTTTTTTCAATTTCATTTTTTAGTTTAATCTCCATTGTGCTTATCTATTTTTTTATAAAAGTTCCCAAACAGGAAGAAGAGCCACTTCCATTTCGCCAGTTTTTCGAGAAAACAAAAGAGACATTTAAAATAGAAGGAAAATGGCTCTATATCGTTTTTCTAGTTGGCGTTCATTTAATGTTAATTTTATTTGGTGTTTTGTTTTTCCTGTCCGATATTTTTGAAAAGCAGCATGGACTATATGGAGTTACAAAGGGATTTGTTTTAGCCATTCCCCTATTTGGTCTTTGTGTTTCCTCTTATATAACAGGGAAAAAAATTAAAGGTGATTTAATAAAAATGAAGCGTGTCTTACTCTCAGGCTTAATTATCACCTCTGTAAGCATTACCTTTGTTGGCTTTTTTAGTGAACGTTTAATTCTTTTATTAATCGTTACATCTTGTTTAGGTATTGCTGTTGGCGCTATTTTGCCTACGTTAGATGCCATGATTACTCAAGGAATTGATAAGGAAGAACGTGGCACAGTAACGGCTTTTTACAGTGCTTCCAGGTTTATTGGTGTAGCTTTTGGACCGCCATTGATTTCTATTGTTATGAAAAACTATCTAAATATTAGCTATATTACCATGGGTGCCATTAGCTTGTTACTGTTGTATTTCGTGTGGAATTTTATTAATGCAGATGAACATGCGGTTGCAGAGAGTGGATAATTTCTGTGTGGTAAATGCGACTGTTCAACTTTAAAACCTAAAATAAGCTTTTTTTGCAGTAATATACGTTTCTCTCTCTCAACTGCGGAGATGAGCTAATTCGACTTTGCGCTTGTCTCTCTCAACTTCGGGGCGAACTGTTGTGACTTTGCGCTTGTCTCTCTCAACTTCGGGGCGAACTGTTGTGACTTTGCGATGGTCTCTCCCGACTTCGAGGGCGAACTGTTGCGAATTTACGATGGTCTCTCCTGACTTTGGGGCCAACTGTTGCGACTTAAGCAATGGTCTCCCGCCTTTGGGGCCAACTGTTGCGACTTAAGCAATGGTCTCCCGCCTTTGGGGCGAACTGTTGCGACTTAAGCAATGGTCTCCCGCCTTTGGGGCGAACTGTTGCAACTTTGCGATGGTCTCTTGATTTAGTCTTCAAGTCCTTCCCTCTTCTAATCGGGCAGGTAATGTCACGCTCTAGTTTACCACATAGTTATTTGAAATTTTCCGAAAGAAGTTAAATACGCTGGTCTTTTAAATTTTATACATAAAGTATGAGAAATGGAACACGCTATAAAAAAGTAAACAAGAGTTTAATGGTTATATAAATCAAATCATTTTCTTTAGTCTTTATTGTTTTACGGGATACCCATGTCAAAATTTATCGTTAGGAGCAGTAAAGTGACAGTTGAACAAGGATTGGAACTATCAGAAAAAGCAGCATTAAAATTAATGGAAGCTAACCAAATGCTAACAGATGCAGTCATTCATGCATTTCTCTTCACATGGCAATGGTGGTTAGGTATCATCTTATTTATACTTCCTTGGTTACTATGGATTTTATTTAGACCTAAAAAAAGTACAGGTCGACTACTTGGTAGTGCCTTTCTTACCATGACTCTATCATTGTTAATCGATCTTATTGCACAATCATATGGTTTTTGGTCGTATCCAATGAAATTTTCGCCAATATCACCAATATTGTTTCTCCCATATCATTTAGCACTAGTTCCAGTTGCTATAATGTTTGTCTTACAAATAAAGCCCCAGGCAAACCCCTTCTTAAAAGGAAGTATTTTTGCTGCTTTTGCAGCATTTGGGGGGATGAACTTGTTCAAAGCTATAGGTTTTTACAACCCTAAAAATTGGTCAACATTGTATGATTTTTTCATTTTTTTATTCCTATTCCTCTGTTCTTATTGGTTATTTAACATCAAAGGGTATGAAAAAATAAACCAAGGGGAGTAACTACAACCCTTGGTCCTTTATCATGAATTTTAGCTTTTTACCTGATGTTTTTCCTTCACTTCTAAACGACGACGATGGAGAATCGGTTCGGTATAGCCATTTGGCTGTTCTTTTCCTTTAAAAACTAAATCACAAGCAGCTTTGAAAGCAATCGATTTATCATAATTATCAGCCATTGGACGATAAACAGGATCATTTTCATTTTGCTTATCAACTACTTTAGCCATACGCTTTAATGTTTCAAGCAGCTGCTCCTTACTGCAAATGCCATGATATAGCCAATTTGTAAGCATTTGACTGGAAATTCTTAATGTTGCCCGATCTTCCATCAATGCTATATTATTGATATCTGGCACTTTAGAGCAACCTACTCCTTGATCGATCCAGCGCACGACATAACCTAATAATGTTTGTGCACTATTATCAAGTTCTTCCTGAATTTCTTCAGCTGTCCAATTGGTATTTATAGCAACTGGTATTTGTAAAATCTCATCTTGATAGGTTTCGTTTTCTTTTGCCAGATGATCCTGCACTTTTCTGACATCCACCTCATGATAATGTAGTGCATGCAAGATAGCTGCCGTTGGCGAAGGTACCCATGCTGTATTTCCACCTGCTTGTAGATGCCCGATTTTTTGCTCCAGCATAGCTTTCATTAGGTCAGGCATTGCCCACATTCCTTTTCCAATTTGTGCCTTTCCTTTTAAGCCAGTATCCAAACCAACACGGACATTATTTTTTTCATATGCATGCAGCCAAACAGATGATTTCATTTCCCCTTTTCGAATCATTGGACCTGCTTCCATTGAAGTGTGAATTTCATCACCTGTACGATCTAAAAAGCCTGTATTTATAAATACAATTCTTTCCTTTACTTGATAAATACAATTTTTTAAATTTAGGCTTGTTCTCCGTTCTTCGTCCATGACCCCAATTTTAATTGTATATCGTTCCATTTCCAGCATATCTTCTACACGATTAAATAATTCATTTGCAAAGGCTACTTCTTTTGAACCATGCATTTTTGGCTTTACAATATAAATAGAACCTTTTTGCGAGTTTTTATATCGACTATTACCTAACAAATCGTGCTTAGCCATCAAACTCGTAAATACACAATCCATGATACCCTCAGGAATTTCTTCACTATTTTCATCTAAAATTACGTTGGTCATCATTAAATGCCCAACATTTCTCACAAACATTAAAACTCGACCTGGTAAAGTAAATTCATCATCCTTTGGACTTAAATACGTACGGTCAGAATGTAATACACGAGTCATTTCTTTATCGTTCTTTACAAAAGTAGCTGTTAAATCTCCTTTATTTAATCCTAGCCAATTTCGATAGACAAGTGTTTTATCTTCTGCATCCACAGCTGCAACAGAATCTTCACAGTCCATAATCGTGGTTGTTGCAGCTTCTAGTAAAACATCCTTCACTCCTGCTTTATCTTGTGCACCAATTGGATCATTGCGATCAAGTTGAATTTCAAAATGCAATCCGTTATTACGAAACAGGACAGCTGCTGGTGCTTCTTTCGTACCTTGGTAACCAACAAATTTAGAAGCATCCTTGAGCTTTGTCGTTTCGTCATTCTTTAGTTTTACCTTTAGGTTTCCATTCTCAACGACATACTTGGTAACATCAACATGTGAACCTCTTTTTAGCGGAATATGCTGATTTAGAAAATCCTTTGCAAATGCAATTACTTTTTCACCACGTAATGGGTTATACGAACTCCCTTTTTCTGCTCCATTTTCTTCACTTATTACATCGGAGCCATATAATGCATCATAAAGCGAACCCCATCGTGCATTCGCAGCATTAATGGCATAACGAGCGTTATCGATTGGCACGACAAGCTGTGGTCCAGCTTGGGCAGTAATTGCATCATCAACATTTTCTGTTGTTATCGAAAAGTCCTTTACCTCCGGCTCTAAATAACCGATCTCCTTTAGAAATTCCTTATACTCATTTGCATCAAAGTTGTTATGATCACGATACCATGCATCTATTTTCTTTTGAATTTCTTCACGCTCTTGAAGTAGTGCTTTATTTTTGGGAGACAGATCCGTGATTAGTTTTCCCAAATCCAGCCAAAACTTTTCCTTATCAAGACCCGTCTCAGGTATTGCTTCTTTATTCACAAAATCATAAAGCTGTTCAGCAATTTGTAAATTTCCTACTGATACATAATTTGTCAATGTTGACTCCTCCTCTATACTCCCTTTCCTCCATTGTAATAGTAACCCCCTTTAAACAAAAATATATGTTTTGCATAGTG
This window harbors:
- a CDS encoding bifunctional 2-methylcitrate dehydratase/aconitate hydratase; the protein is MVQVTDERKTDVLLEEIADYVLNKEITSEEALSTAHYVLIDTIGCGILALNYPECTKHLGPIVPGTIVPKGVRVPGTSHVLDPVQGAFNIGTMIRWLDYNDTWLAAEWGHPSDNLGGILAVADFISQENLSKGKEPLKVKDVLEMMIKAHEIQGVLALENSLNRVGLDHVLFVKIATTAVVAKMLGGTKQEIINALSNAWIDNSSLRTYRHAPNTGSRKSWAAGDATSRAVRLAMMAVKGEMGYPTALSAPGWGFQDVLFNKQELVLKQQLDSYVMENVLFKVSYPAEFHAQTAAEAAIELHPEVKERIEEIDHITISTHESAIRIIDKKGPLYNPADRDHCLQYITAIGLLKGDIVAEDYEDERAADPRIDMLREKMVVTENQTYTEDYLDPNKRSIANAVQIHFKDGTSTDNIEREYPLGHRFRREEAIPKILEKYAANLETQYASKQLQEIEAVSYDYAKLTAMNVDDFMELFVK
- the mmgD gene encoding citrate synthase, with amino-acid sequence MSTKQQFVPGLEGVIAAETAISFLDTEQEKIIIRGHDLIDLSKSNDYIDVAHLLLDERLPNDSEKSALEEKLKKNYDIPFYVMEILSLLPETTHPMDGMRTGLSALSGNDKDIDSRSTEANKTRAYELLGKLPAITVNSYRLIKGKKAVEPDPSLSYSANFLYMITEKKPEPFEAKIFDRSLLLYSEHEMPNSTFTARVIASTNSDIYGALTGGVASLKGNLHGGANEAVMYMLNAVKSAGEFEELIQKKLINKEKIMGFGHRVYMKKMDPRALEMKASLKQLCDKKGDHSLLEMCEAGEKVMREEKGLYPNLDYYAAPVYWMLGIPIELYTPIFFSARTAGLAAHVMEQHNNNRIFRPRVNYIGESY
- a CDS encoding LysR family transcriptional regulator, giving the protein MRIQDWEMLTTLYDTENITKAAQRLFISQPTITSRLKKLENHYGVQLVIRKQRGIIFTPEGEKLALHAEKMLSEQRKIEEELHNMGEQVSGTIRVGVSNFFALNKMPKLLRLFKQSYPNVEFQVVTGWSSEMHRLILNHDVHIGFIKGDYLWNENKYLLYEEEICVAAPWEFAWEDLPSLPRVDYHTDEKMKSIVEQWWYSNYKQNPNIKIHVNQVETCKEMVVNGLGYAIMANLVVRPYPELITKPLHLPSGKPITRKTWMYYHKETLQLNIIRAFVQFIQTLNVKAL
- a CDS encoding O-acetyl-ADP-ribose deacetylase; this encodes MNVNGNTLKLLTGDITKQTTDAIVNAANGTLMGGGGVDGAIHKAAGSELLSACKQVRQEELHGDYLGTGEAVITPGFRLPASYVIHTVGPIWDKNHIKQDEQLSNCYKNALELANKHNLTSISFPSISTGIYRFPIDRAAKIALTTIKTYLEQHKFGYVAMVLFSNKDYQTYEQALKTLQNRQ
- a CDS encoding MFS transporter, coding for MSNHENQQVGTWCIISIASIPLVMTLGNSMLIPVLPIFESKVGITSFQSSMIITSYSLAAIFLIPVAGYLSDRFGRKMVIMPSLILAFIGGLIAGFASWKASDPFVWIIIGRVLQGIGAAGAFPIIIPLVGDLFKDDDTKTSACLGIVETSNTFGKVLSPILGALFASFLWYIPFFSISFFSLISIVLIYFFIKVPKQEEEPLPFRQFFEKTKETFKIEGKWLYIVFLVGVHLMLILFGVLFFLSDIFEKQHGLYGVTKGFVLAIPLFGLCVSSYITGKKIKGDLIKMKRVLLSGLIITSVSITFVGFFSERLILLLIVTSCLGIAVGAILPTLDAMITQGIDKEERGTVTAFYSASRFIGVAFGPPLISIVMKNYLNISYITMGAISLLLLYFVWNFINADEHAVAESG
- a CDS encoding CBO0543 family protein produces the protein MTVEQGLELSEKAALKLMEANQMLTDAVIHAFLFTWQWWLGIILFILPWLLWILFRPKKSTGRLLGSAFLTMTLSLLIDLIAQSYGFWSYPMKFSPISPILFLPYHLALVPVAIMFVLQIKPQANPFLKGSIFAAFAAFGGMNLFKAIGFYNPKNWSTLYDFFIFLFLFLCSYWLFNIKGYEKINQGE
- a CDS encoding malate synthase G, which produces MTNYVSVGNLQIAEQLYDFVNKEAIPETGLDKEKFWLDLGKLITDLSPKNKALLQEREEIQKKIDAWYRDHNNFDANEYKEFLKEIGYLEPEVKDFSITTENVDDAITAQAGPQLVVPIDNARYAINAANARWGSLYDALYGSDVISEENGAEKGSSYNPLRGEKVIAFAKDFLNQHIPLKRGSHVDVTKYVVENGNLKVKLKNDETTKLKDASKFVGYQGTKEAPAAVLFRNNGLHFEIQLDRNDPIGAQDKAGVKDVLLEAATTTIMDCEDSVAAVDAEDKTLVYRNWLGLNKGDLTATFVKNDKEMTRVLHSDRTYLSPKDDEFTLPGRVLMFVRNVGHLMMTNVILDENSEEIPEGIMDCVFTSLMAKHDLLGNSRYKNSQKGSIYIVKPKMHGSKEVAFANELFNRVEDMLEMERYTIKIGVMDEERRTSLNLKNCIYQVKERIVFINTGFLDRTGDEIHTSMEAGPMIRKGEMKSSVWLHAYEKNNVRVGLDTGLKGKAQIGKGMWAMPDLMKAMLEQKIGHLQAGGNTAWVPSPTAAILHALHYHEVDVRKVQDHLAKENETYQDEILQIPVAINTNWTAEEIQEELDNSAQTLLGYVVRWIDQGVGCSKVPDINNIALMEDRATLRISSQMLTNWLYHGICSKEQLLETLKRMAKVVDKQNENDPVYRPMADNYDKSIAFKAACDLVFKGKEQPNGYTEPILHRRRLEVKEKHQVKS